A genomic stretch from Methanorbis rubei includes:
- a CDS encoding Tfx family DNA-binding protein → MKEAILTERQKTVLQCRKMGMTQQQIADMLNTNKSNISLIEKSALKNVRMAKDVLEFVYSMDAAHICVLARGTNINRAPQILYEAVQPLGIKIQYDIGALVTHIRTAVPEKLRENEVRTDIHIYLNDTGILYIG, encoded by the coding sequence GTGAAAGAGGCAATTCTCACTGAACGGCAGAAGACTGTTCTGCAGTGCAGGAAAATGGGCATGACCCAACAGCAGATAGCAGATATGCTCAACACAAACAAATCCAATATTAGTCTCATCGAAAAATCTGCGCTGAAAAATGTCCGCATGGCAAAGGATGTTCTGGAGTTTGTCTACTCTATGGACGCTGCACACATCTGTGTGCTGGCACGGGGAACGAATATCAACCGTGCGCCGCAAATTCTCTACGAGGCGGTCCAGCCTCTCGGCATCAAAATACAATATGATATCGGTGCTCTGGTTACTCATATCAGAACGGCAGTTCCTGAAAAACTGCGGGAGAACGAGGTAAGGACTGACATTCACATCTACCTCAACGACACCGGTATACTCTACATAGGATAG
- a CDS encoding formate/nitrite transporter family protein, producing the protein MVTFSPAQVCVKIGTAGKSKCCLPAGNMFVRAFLAGVYIAMGAALATVGSTGVADFLGPGFGQLITGALFPVGLVLVVLTGAELFTGDAMFAPMAILQGQSTLKHLVYLWVVVYIGNLIGSLFMAVLVSYGPYTVWDAAGVATITAFGTRAIAIATAKVSYFGPMGILSVFFKGILCNWLVCLAIFLALAADEVISKIVAIWFPIMAFVASGYEHCVANMYFIPAGIITNAIGNGSANTEILNWGTMWTSNIIWSTIGNIVGAVIFMAVIYYYCYKTEICALCEAK; encoded by the coding sequence ATGGTAACATTCAGCCCGGCGCAGGTTTGCGTCAAAATTGGTACAGCAGGAAAGTCCAAGTGCTGTCTTCCTGCAGGCAACATGTTTGTCCGTGCCTTCCTTGCGGGTGTTTACATCGCAATGGGTGCGGCTCTCGCAACAGTTGGTTCAACCGGCGTTGCAGATTTCCTTGGTCCAGGATTCGGCCAGCTCATTACGGGTGCTCTCTTCCCGGTGGGTTTAGTCCTCGTCGTTCTTACTGGTGCAGAACTTTTCACCGGTGACGCAATGTTTGCCCCGATGGCAATTCTTCAGGGTCAGAGCACACTGAAACATCTGGTTTATCTCTGGGTTGTTGTCTACATCGGTAACCTGATTGGTTCTCTCTTCATGGCAGTTCTCGTCAGCTATGGTCCCTACACCGTCTGGGATGCAGCAGGTGTTGCAACCATTACTGCGTTTGGAACAAGGGCAATAGCAATTGCAACAGCAAAAGTATCTTACTTCGGCCCGATGGGTATCTTGTCAGTCTTCTTCAAAGGTATCCTTTGTAACTGGCTCGTCTGTCTCGCAATCTTCCTTGCACTCGCAGCCGATGAAGTAATCAGCAAGATCGTTGCAATCTGGTTCCCGATCATGGCCTTCGTTGCCAGCGGATACGAACACTGTGTCGCAAACATGTACTTCATTCCGGCAGGTATCATCACCAATGCAATTGGTAACGGTTCTGCAAACACAGAAATCCTGAATTGGGGTACAATGTGGACAAGTAACATCATCTGGTCCACCATTGGAAACATTGTTGGTGCAGTCATCTTCATGGCAGTTATCTACTATTACTGCTACAAGACTGAGATCTGCGCACTCTGTGAAGCCAAATAA
- a CDS encoding nucleotide-binding protein translates to MKIRGITIGISPLHIAVVIFFLALFIVSYFVTTDPAYLYWGIPLSLALFIIPIYNSYSVGTQYVRLLPQYEEESKFVRIKNINLRTLGKPVRVEGVVQAKKGEWLCRPAVTIFDGSAAITAKKSVPLEIEIAVGDNVEVVGMVVRRFTIFGDVMIHAIGIKKVENLTPFEDETETEPTEPVRIKKY, encoded by the coding sequence ATGAAAATTCGTGGTATAACAATCGGCATCTCCCCGCTGCATATCGCTGTGGTGATATTTTTCCTGGCACTCTTCATTGTGTCCTACTTTGTGACAACTGATCCTGCCTATCTGTACTGGGGTATTCCTCTGTCCCTCGCACTGTTTATCATCCCGATTTACAACAGCTACAGTGTCGGCACCCAGTATGTGCGTCTTCTTCCGCAGTATGAAGAAGAGTCCAAATTCGTCAGGATCAAAAACATCAATCTCCGGACTCTTGGAAAACCGGTACGTGTTGAAGGAGTTGTTCAGGCAAAGAAAGGCGAGTGGCTCTGCCGCCCTGCGGTCACGATCTTTGACGGCTCAGCTGCTATCACCGCAAAAAAATCCGTGCCTCTTGAGATCGAGATCGCGGTTGGTGACAATGTCGAGGTTGTCGGCATGGTTGTTCGCAGGTTTACGATCTTCGGCGATGTGATGATTCATGCGATCGGAATCAAAAAGGTGGAGAACCTTACTCCTTTCGAGGATGAAACCGAAACTGAACCAACAGAACCGGTTCGCATAAAAAAATACTAA
- a CDS encoding FAD-dependent oxidoreductase, with amino-acid sequence MTHEITVYSLEGCPHCRNLKAFLAKQNVSYTNFDVGKDEAAANRMIELTGQRGVPVTIIDGQIVIGDDLMKVAVLLDAPSPAAETKEIPKDHELIIIGSGAAGLSAAMYAGRKGLETLVIGGAVGGMATKSSSVENYPGFPDIPGDDLMQKFAEHARASGVTLAEDVGLFIRFENSRFIIGTLSEKEYTAKSVIAATGRSPRLSGADGEAEYLGRGIAVCTTCDGPLYRGKTVAILGGGNTAMDMAIEMAGIASQVHVISATPLDADAILIGRLTEMKNVTFHTGFTITEFGGGKLLEYVKMVPINAGPEQKKGFLANIIPSSPEKKLKVDGAFLGVGLDPNTAMFEGFVSMNTEKEILVDINCKTNVKGFFAAGDSTSISAKQIASSVGEGVKALLSAYDYLRKI; translated from the coding sequence ATGACTCATGAGATAACTGTGTACTCGCTTGAGGGCTGTCCCCACTGCCGCAACCTCAAGGCGTTTCTCGCAAAACAGAATGTTTCCTATACGAACTTTGATGTCGGCAAAGATGAGGCCGCGGCAAACAGAATGATCGAACTTACCGGTCAGCGTGGTGTTCCGGTTACCATCATCGATGGTCAGATTGTGATTGGTGATGATCTGATGAAGGTCGCCGTACTTCTTGACGCGCCATCCCCAGCTGCTGAAACAAAAGAGATTCCAAAAGATCATGAACTGATCATTATCGGTTCAGGCGCCGCCGGCCTTTCGGCTGCGATGTATGCAGGCCGTAAAGGCCTTGAGACACTCGTGATTGGCGGAGCTGTCGGCGGCATGGCAACAAAAAGCAGCTCGGTTGAAAATTATCCGGGATTTCCTGACATCCCGGGTGATGATCTGATGCAGAAGTTTGCCGAGCATGCCCGCGCCTCAGGCGTGACCCTTGCCGAGGATGTCGGACTTTTCATCAGATTTGAAAACAGCAGGTTCATTATCGGAACACTTTCAGAAAAAGAGTACACCGCAAAGTCCGTCATCGCCGCTACCGGTAGATCTCCGCGTCTCAGCGGGGCTGACGGCGAGGCTGAGTATCTTGGCAGAGGTATTGCCGTCTGCACGACCTGTGATGGTCCCTTGTACCGGGGAAAAACCGTTGCGATTCTTGGCGGCGGCAACACGGCAATGGACATGGCAATTGAGATGGCAGGCATTGCGTCTCAGGTCCATGTCATCTCCGCAACTCCGCTGGATGCCGATGCGATTCTTATCGGTCGGCTGACTGAGATGAAGAACGTCACCTTCCACACAGGATTCACCATCACCGAGTTCGGCGGCGGAAAACTTCTTGAGTATGTGAAAATGGTGCCAATCAATGCCGGGCCAGAGCAGAAGAAAGGATTCCTCGCAAACATTATTCCTTCATCTCCTGAAAAGAAACTCAAAGTTGACGGTGCATTCCTCGGCGTCGGTCTTGATCCCAACACCGCAATGTTCGAAGGATTTGTTTCCATGAATACGGAGAAAGAGATCCTCGTTGACATCAACTGCAAGACAAATGTCAAAGGATTTTTTGCGGCAGGCGACTCGACTTCAATCTCGGCAAAACAGATCGCATCATCTGTCGGCGAAGGCGTGAAGGCACTGTTGTCAGCGTACGATTATCTGAGAAAAATCTGA
- the ndk gene encoding nucleoside-diphosphate kinase — MERTFVMIKPDGVQRGLVGEILSRFEKKGFKIVAAKFGVLPEAIVDKHYEEHLAKPFYPGMKAYITSGPVFRFVLEGDNVIATVRKMNGATNPTEAAPGTVRGDFALSIGKNVIHASDAPESAAREIGIHFTATELVAYVKIDETQLYE; from the coding sequence ATGGAACGCACCTTTGTCATGATTAAGCCGGACGGCGTCCAGCGTGGTCTGGTCGGTGAGATTCTTTCCCGCTTCGAGAAGAAGGGGTTCAAGATCGTTGCCGCAAAGTTCGGTGTTCTGCCGGAAGCAATTGTGGACAAGCATTACGAGGAGCACCTCGCAAAGCCGTTCTACCCAGGGATGAAGGCATACATTACTTCAGGCCCAGTGTTCAGATTCGTGCTTGAGGGCGACAATGTTATTGCAACTGTCCGCAAGATGAACGGCGCAACCAATCCGACAGAGGCCGCACCCGGCACTGTCCGCGGTGACTTTGCCCTCTCGATTGGCAAGAATGTGATTCACGCATCCGATGCTCCCGAGAGCGCAGCCCGCGAGATTGGCATTCACTTTACCGCAACTGAGCTCGTCGCATACGTAAAGATCGACGAGACCCAGCTCTACGAGTAA
- a CDS encoding 50S ribosomal protein L24e, producing MVDTYTCSYCGKQLEPGTGKLFVRKDGAVFYFCSSKCQSNYKLGRIPRRVAWTAAGRKARGKE from the coding sequence ATGGTTGATACGTACACCTGCAGTTACTGCGGCAAACAGCTTGAACCGGGAACCGGTAAACTGTTCGTCAGAAAGGATGGCGCAGTCTTCTACTTCTGTTCCTCCAAATGTCAGAGCAACTACAAACTTGGCCGTATTCCGCGCCGTGTTGCATGGACTGCAGCAGGACGCAAGGCACGCGGTAAGGAGTAA
- a CDS encoding 30S ribosomal protein S28e: MPDDATPAEVIEVIGLTGMHGEASQIKCRVLDGPNKGRIITRNTFGPIREGDILMLLETEREAKKLSRR, translated from the coding sequence ATGCCTGATGATGCAACGCCAGCAGAAGTCATCGAGGTTATCGGCCTTACGGGTATGCACGGAGAGGCATCCCAGATTAAGTGCCGCGTACTTGATGGCCCGAACAAGGGGCGGATTATCACCCGCAACACCTTCGGTCCGATCCGCGAGGGTGATATCCTGATGCTCCTTGAGACAGAACGTGAAGCAAAGAAGCTCTCAAGACGGTGA
- the rpl7ae gene encoding 50S ribosomal protein L7Ae, protein MAKIYQMFEVPEELQNKALEALELARDTGKIKKGANEATKAVERGTAALVLIGADVAPEEIVMHIPGIADEKEIPFVFINKQADIGAACGLDVGCTAVAIVKVGKGKEIVEDLANQIKALRG, encoded by the coding sequence ATGGCAAAGATTTACCAGATGTTTGAAGTCCCAGAAGAACTTCAGAACAAAGCTCTCGAGGCTCTCGAGCTTGCACGCGATACCGGAAAGATCAAGAAAGGCGCAAACGAGGCAACCAAGGCCGTCGAGCGCGGAACCGCAGCACTCGTCCTTATTGGTGCAGATGTCGCACCAGAAGAGATCGTTATGCACATCCCCGGAATTGCAGACGAGAAAGAGATCCCGTTCGTTTTTATCAACAAGCAGGCAGACATTGGTGCTGCATGCGGTCTGGATGTCGGCTGCACTGCAGTTGCAATTGTAAAGGTCGGCAAAGGCAAGGAAATCGTCGAGGACCTTGCAAACCAGATTAAGGCACTCAGAGGATAA
- a CDS encoding glycosyltransferase, with amino-acid sequence MESPVLSVVIPVYNDAASLNLAVPASIEVLEGLGLQFELILCEDASSDGSLEAANAFAAADKRIIVNHSDVRRGKGGALSEALVISRGDIFCFYDVDLSTDLAALGTLIQKVQEGTDIVVGSRFLDESAVTRTGEREATSVGFNRMVRVLLASSIRDHQCGFKAFRRDRLMQLMPYVRSRGWTWDTEVLALAQACGYTVEEIPIVWKQGDKTNVRTGDIFSMGWSVVRLAWRIRIARDYPKNI; translated from the coding sequence ATGGAGAGTCCAGTACTGAGTGTCGTCATCCCGGTCTACAATGATGCAGCTTCGCTCAACCTTGCGGTTCCCGCGTCAATAGAAGTACTGGAAGGTCTGGGCCTGCAATTTGAACTGATCCTCTGTGAGGATGCGAGTTCTGACGGAAGTCTTGAGGCGGCGAATGCATTCGCAGCAGCAGACAAACGAATCATTGTCAATCACAGCGATGTGAGACGAGGAAAGGGCGGAGCGCTATCTGAGGCACTGGTAATATCGCGCGGCGATATTTTTTGTTTTTACGACGTCGACCTCTCAACTGATCTCGCGGCTCTTGGAACACTGATTCAAAAAGTTCAGGAGGGAACTGACATTGTGGTAGGGTCGCGGTTTCTCGACGAAAGTGCAGTCACCAGAACAGGCGAGCGTGAGGCAACAAGTGTCGGCTTCAATCGGATGGTACGGGTGCTGCTTGCAAGCAGCATCCGCGATCATCAGTGCGGGTTCAAAGCATTCCGCCGCGACCGATTGATGCAGCTGATGCCGTACGTCCGCTCGCGTGGATGGACCTGGGACACCGAGGTCCTCGCGCTCGCGCAGGCCTGCGGCTACACCGTAGAAGAGATCCCTATCGTCTGGAAACAGGGTGATAAGACCAATGTGCGGACCGGAGATATATTTTCCATGGGATGGTCGGTGGTGCGCCTTGCCTGGCGTATCCGCATCGCCAGAGATTATCCAAAAAATATCTGA
- a CDS encoding DUF2298 domain-containing protein encodes MISPEMQIVTVVLWLIVIKFCQMTVYPYLKLAVADLSYGLSYPFSILILTFISWYLGVIGLPIQLALLPFAVAGGYALRRRMYDIQEIKQNFRWDLVFLGAFALMLISRFLTPGIIPSGEKFMDAAFLGSIMLDPSVTPLDPWYAGGELSIYYYLGHWMCGVLGVLTGGASTVIFNLMLPTVFALAAISAYAVGVLLLKRHQWIPMLVLVIPNAALIWHIFVGGGAVGIWWASTRVIENTINEYPLFSYLWGDPHAHVLGSFNQLFFLCLLAVMLVRWKMLPKAGKYLLAVMLALSLGTMPAMNSWDVMVYAAVYIAVAAVVWIKEGHTLRDAVPLALTPVLALASYAPFLYTMISEGGSSVQGFFLVTTPTAINEFLGVYLFFVAVFIIYGFSVLKKYPWLIAVPIVFAVVGYAAAGVALFCILLLLGKKSSRPEIVFGILGMAIVFLMEFVYLKDYMGDVYYRMNTVFKFGFCAWFMLGVSALLMIGSWADRVEEISKKRALAVAVVVFIVLASMIGFFGIHLGYPGGTLDGAAWLETSHPADAAGISFLTGVAMPGDVIVEAADGSYEYNGRVSAMTGLPTIVGWVGHEMGWRSGVGDAGTRMSEVRAIYEDSSQTLSLMDKYGAKYLFVGEVEQQKYNLNLPGEGLVEIFTADGVSIYQRGD; translated from the coding sequence ATGATCTCCCCTGAGATGCAGATAGTAACGGTCGTCCTCTGGCTGATAGTAATCAAGTTCTGTCAGATGACCGTCTACCCGTATCTGAAATTGGCAGTTGCTGATCTTTCGTACGGTCTTTCCTATCCATTTTCAATTCTTATACTCACATTTATCTCCTGGTATCTCGGTGTTATCGGTCTTCCAATTCAGCTTGCCCTGCTGCCGTTTGCGGTCGCAGGAGGGTATGCACTTCGTCGCAGGATGTACGACATCCAGGAGATCAAACAAAATTTCCGCTGGGACTTAGTATTCCTTGGAGCGTTTGCGCTGATGCTCATCTCGCGCTTCCTGACTCCCGGAATTATTCCAAGCGGTGAGAAGTTTATGGACGCGGCGTTTCTTGGAAGCATCATGCTCGACCCTTCCGTAACACCGCTCGATCCCTGGTATGCGGGAGGAGAACTCTCCATCTACTACTATCTCGGCCACTGGATGTGCGGAGTTCTGGGAGTTCTTACTGGCGGGGCATCAACCGTTATCTTCAATCTGATGCTGCCGACAGTCTTTGCGCTCGCCGCAATCTCTGCGTACGCAGTTGGTGTTCTGCTGTTGAAGCGGCATCAGTGGATTCCGATGCTCGTTCTGGTCATCCCGAACGCAGCCCTCATCTGGCACATCTTTGTAGGTGGTGGAGCGGTTGGCATCTGGTGGGCGTCAACCAGAGTGATTGAAAATACGATCAACGAGTATCCACTGTTCTCCTATTTGTGGGGCGACCCGCACGCACATGTGCTCGGCAGTTTCAATCAGCTGTTCTTCCTCTGTCTTCTGGCAGTGATGCTGGTGCGGTGGAAGATGCTGCCGAAAGCGGGAAAGTATCTGCTTGCGGTCATGCTTGCCCTGTCGCTTGGAACGATGCCTGCGATGAACTCGTGGGATGTGATGGTGTACGCGGCAGTCTACATTGCGGTAGCCGCAGTTGTATGGATCAAAGAGGGACACACGCTCAGAGACGCAGTTCCTTTGGCCCTGACTCCCGTCCTTGCTCTTGCCTCGTACGCCCCATTCCTCTACACAATGATCTCCGAAGGAGGGTCCAGCGTGCAGGGATTTTTCCTCGTAACAACACCGACCGCGATCAATGAGTTTCTCGGCGTCTATCTGTTCTTTGTCGCAGTTTTCATCATCTACGGATTTTCTGTGCTGAAAAAGTATCCATGGCTGATTGCCGTGCCGATTGTTTTCGCAGTCGTCGGGTATGCTGCGGCGGGAGTTGCGCTGTTCTGCATTCTGCTACTGCTTGGGAAGAAAAGCAGCAGACCTGAGATTGTGTTCGGTATTCTTGGCATGGCAATTGTGTTCCTGATGGAGTTTGTGTATCTGAAGGATTACATGGGCGATGTCTACTACCGGATGAATACGGTGTTCAAGTTCGGATTTTGTGCATGGTTCATGCTTGGAGTCTCAGCACTTCTGATGATCGGGAGTTGGGCGGACCGCGTCGAAGAAATATCCAAAAAACGTGCCCTTGCAGTTGCAGTCGTGGTCTTCATCGTTCTTGCGAGCATGATCGGATTCTTCGGCATTCATCTCGGGTACCCGGGAGGAACACTGGACGGTGCTGCATGGCTTGAGACCTCTCACCCCGCAGACGCTGCAGGAATTTCCTTCCTGACTGGTGTCGCCATGCCCGGTGATGTGATTGTGGAAGCGGCTGACGGTTCGTACGAGTACAACGGCCGCGTGTCTGCAATGACAGGACTTCCGACTATTGTCGGCTGGGTCGGTCATGAGATGGGATGGAGGAGCGGTGTCGGAGATGCCGGAACACGCATGAGTGAGGTGCGGGCGATTTATGAAGACTCGTCTCAGACGCTATCTCTCATGGACAAGTACGGCGCGAAGTATCTGTTTGTGGGAGAAGTTGAACAACAGAAGTACAACCTGAACCTGCCAGGGGAAGGCCTCGTCGAGATCTTTACCGCGGACGGTGTGAGTATTTATCAGCGCGGTGACTAA
- a CDS encoding lysylphosphatidylglycerol synthase transmembrane domain-containing protein has product MWKKISAILIPTLIAAALIVFMLYRVWDDLLEAIQHIVPVYLVAAILICFGAWYLRGWRYQYIIERLGTTISLSFSTACIYLSQTANLILPARLGDFVRLFILKHEKGTPYTNGFTSIVAERVYDVVIIAVLGLLALPLLISIVPEWFVWTIFIVLAAGAAFCAFLIFSKRLHAENKILKKILEIFDQLRQVSSTPKSLAALSFSSAVIWMMDIVICYLVSLMFGVTLSFMLVLLAIVIGNLVKAVPITPGGIGTYELALVVTFELGGVPAATATLIAVVDHLVKNLITLTGGVVSLYYFGDWAVSLLKRLFREDAKKIKEEGGV; this is encoded by the coding sequence ATGTGGAAAAAAATTAGTGCCATTCTCATCCCGACTCTGATCGCAGCCGCTTTGATTGTGTTTATGCTTTATCGGGTATGGGACGATCTGCTGGAAGCAATCCAGCACATTGTTCCGGTTTACTTAGTAGCTGCGATTCTCATCTGTTTTGGCGCATGGTATCTTCGGGGCTGGCGGTACCAGTATATTATAGAGAGACTTGGAACAACAATCAGTCTGTCATTTTCCACAGCCTGTATTTATCTCTCCCAAACGGCGAATCTGATACTTCCGGCACGTCTCGGAGACTTTGTCAGACTGTTCATTCTCAAGCATGAAAAAGGAACGCCTTACACAAACGGCTTTACCTCCATTGTCGCAGAGCGTGTGTATGATGTGGTAATCATCGCCGTGCTTGGTCTTCTCGCACTGCCGCTTCTTATCAGCATCGTTCCGGAATGGTTTGTCTGGACAATTTTTATCGTGCTCGCTGCAGGAGCAGCGTTCTGTGCATTTTTGATCTTTTCCAAACGACTGCATGCGGAAAATAAAATTCTCAAAAAAATTCTGGAAATATTTGATCAGCTCAGACAGGTCTCCTCAACACCAAAATCTCTTGCGGCACTTTCGTTTTCATCAGCAGTAATCTGGATGATGGATATTGTCATTTGCTATCTCGTCTCGCTGATGTTTGGCGTGACACTCTCGTTCATGCTTGTGTTGCTGGCAATTGTTATCGGCAACCTCGTCAAAGCAGTTCCCATCACACCGGGCGGTATCGGAACCTATGAGCTGGCACTCGTGGTAACGTTTGAGCTCGGCGGCGTCCCCGCGGCGACAGCGACGCTGATCGCAGTCGTTGATCATCTCGTGAAAAATCTGATCACGCTTACGGGCGGTGTTGTCTCCCTATACTACTTTGGTGACTGGGCGGTCTCGCTGCTGAAGAGATTGTTCCGCGAGGATGCGAAGAAGATCAAAGAGGAAGGAGGCGTATGA
- a CDS encoding dolichyl-phosphate beta-glucosyltransferase has protein sequence MNTIQVTVVLPVYNDVEALKVAIPRSLEVLTEFGRTFELIVAEDGSTDGSRECVEEWEKKDSRVRLLHSDERQGRGKALNRALAESRGEIFCYYDVDLATDINHLPELITRIENGADVATGSRLMPESNIIRSGDREVASRSYNMLVRLFLGSKLHDHQCGFKAYRSDVLKELVPKIRASHWFWDTESLVLAQHAGLRVDEFPVVWTQGPGTTVRFKDVYGMGSDILKMWWRLHVEKN, from the coding sequence GTGAATACCATACAAGTCACCGTAGTACTGCCGGTCTACAATGATGTGGAGGCACTCAAAGTCGCGATCCCGAGATCTCTTGAGGTTCTCACCGAGTTTGGAAGAACATTCGAGCTGATTGTTGCAGAAGACGGAAGTACTGACGGCAGCCGCGAGTGCGTGGAAGAGTGGGAGAAAAAAGATTCCCGGGTTCGTCTTCTTCACAGCGATGAGCGGCAGGGGCGGGGAAAAGCACTGAACCGTGCGCTCGCAGAGTCGCGCGGCGAGATATTCTGCTACTATGATGTGGATCTTGCAACCGACATCAACCATCTGCCTGAACTCATAACACGAATCGAGAACGGCGCTGATGTGGCGACAGGTTCACGGCTGATGCCGGAGAGTAACATCATCCGCAGCGGGGACCGCGAGGTTGCAAGCAGAAGTTACAACATGCTGGTCAGACTGTTTCTTGGAAGCAAACTGCATGATCATCAGTGCGGATTCAAAGCTTACCGGTCGGATGTTTTGAAGGAACTTGTTCCAAAGATTCGTGCTTCTCACTGGTTCTGGGACACCGAGTCGCTGGTGCTCGCCCAGCATGCAGGACTTCGGGTGGATGAGTTTCCGGTCGTCTGGACTCAGGGTCCCGGAACGACCGTTCGGTTCAAAGATGTGTACGGAATGGGCAGTGATATTCTGAAGATGTGGTGGCGGCTGCATGTGGAAAAAAATTAG
- a CDS encoding NAD(P)/FAD-dependent oxidoreductase: MKIGILGAGLTGLAAALRLAKVGEVIVFEKNAMAGGCLASKNYGTYTLETLYHHCFSGDTELFALLEELGLKEDLIWLKGSTGYYMDGTLYPLTTPMEILRYPCLSFFQKVRLGKFVLSSRKIDMAALDNITAKEYLYEKVGEDIYDAFFAPLLVGKFGSMKDEVSAAWLMSRIAIRSDRGAQGERLGYLKGGWHPLIDAMEKKLVESGVELRLNTAAKDLRFKEKWIIDGEEFDAVITTLPPQVTASLMDEETREKCSLAELPYQGAACMTLGLDADPAKGIYWTNMGDPAPYGAVVVHTNFVPYDWYGEHVVYLASYFRGEPGENLKEKMIDDFCERFGIGKEIIHHADLYIDTFAGPVYTTGYRNKIPNADAGCNLFLAGMFSEENYPERSMEGSVRAGHRVAALLEEKNL; this comes from the coding sequence ATGAAGATTGGTATTCTCGGTGCAGGCCTGACCGGACTTGCTGCAGCCCTTCGTCTGGCAAAGGTCGGAGAGGTCATTGTCTTTGAGAAAAATGCAATGGCCGGTGGCTGCCTTGCATCGAAGAATTACGGTACATATACGCTGGAAACATTATATCATCACTGTTTTTCAGGAGATACGGAACTGTTTGCTCTGCTGGAAGAACTGGGACTCAAAGAGGATCTCATCTGGTTGAAAGGCTCGACCGGTTACTACATGGACGGCACGCTCTATCCACTTACAACACCGATGGAGATTTTACGCTATCCGTGTCTGAGTTTCTTCCAGAAGGTGCGGCTCGGAAAGTTTGTCCTCAGCTCAAGAAAGATCGATATGGCGGCTCTTGACAATATCACCGCAAAGGAGTATCTGTACGAGAAAGTTGGGGAGGACATCTATGATGCATTTTTTGCGCCGCTTCTTGTCGGAAAGTTCGGGTCGATGAAGGACGAGGTCTCGGCAGCCTGGCTGATGAGCAGGATTGCAATTCGGTCTGACCGCGGGGCACAGGGAGAGCGGCTCGGATATCTGAAAGGCGGATGGCATCCGCTTATTGATGCGATGGAGAAGAAACTCGTCGAGAGCGGTGTTGAACTTCGGCTGAACACCGCCGCAAAAGATCTTCGGTTCAAAGAAAAATGGATCATCGATGGCGAGGAGTTTGATGCGGTCATCACGACTCTGCCGCCGCAGGTTACGGCGTCCCTGATGGACGAAGAAACGAGAGAAAAATGCAGTCTTGCAGAGCTGCCCTACCAGGGAGCGGCATGCATGACGCTCGGCCTTGATGCTGATCCGGCGAAAGGAATCTACTGGACAAACATGGGAGACCCGGCACCTTACGGAGCGGTCGTCGTTCACACAAACTTTGTTCCCTACGACTGGTACGGGGAACATGTGGTCTATCTCGCCTCATACTTCAGGGGCGAGCCCGGCGAAAATCTGAAAGAAAAAATGATCGATGACTTCTGCGAGAGGTTTGGAATCGGCAAAGAGATAATCCATCACGCCGACCTGTACATCGATACATTCGCAGGCCCTGTTTACACGACCGGATACCGGAACAAAATTCCGAATGCAGACGCCGGATGTAACCTGTTCCTTGCCGGAATGTTTTCTGAAGAAAACTATCCGGAACGGAGCATGGAAGGATCAGTTCGTGCAGGACACCGCGTTGCTGCCCTGCTTGAGGAGAAAAATTTGTGA